One Gammaproteobacteria bacterium genomic window, AATTCGTCTGGTGCCGCCGGTATTCGTAAGACGGCAGGGTCAATTCCGGCTTGGCGATCCGAACGAGGTCGTATGTGCCGCCGGCAACACCCACGATGCAACAGATCACCGCGCTGAAACAAACCGCAAGGGCGTAGATGCGCAACAAGTGTTCTCTGCTCATGTTCTTCTTTCCTTCGCGTTCTTTCCCGCGTGCTGGGGCCGTCTGGCGCTACGCCGCAAGATACCCGCAATTCGCGCCCGAAAGCAACGCAGCGCGCCCGTTCTTTTTTCCCATCGCTCCCCCCTGGAGGGGGAGGAAGCGGCGGTTGCGATTTCCGTGTCCGCTGGGGGGAAGGAGGCGCCGCTATGCCCCCCACCGGCGCGACTTCGGGCTCCGCCCTCGTCTTGCCGACTCCCCCTCAAGGGGGGAGTGATGCGCGGGAATAGCGGGGTGGGAATCTTTTCCCCTCGATTGCGTAACGGCTTGCGCCGCCCTACTCTCCGTACACCGTGACGACGACCCGGCGCCGGTGCGCGGCGCGGCGGTGCTCCCACAGATAAATGCCCTGCCAGGTGCCGAGCAGGCAGGCGCCGTCGCGCACGGGCAGCAGCAGGGCGCTGCCGGTCAGCACGGTGCGCACATGAGCCGGCATGTCGTCCGGCCCTTCCTGGGTATGGCGGAAGATCGGGTCGCCGTCCGGCGCCAGGCGGCCCATAAACGCCTCCAGGTCGCGGCGCACCTGCGGATCGGCGTTTTCGCACAGCATCAGCGAGGCGCTGGTATGCTGCGCGAAGAGGTGGCACAGCCCGCAACGCACGCCGGAGCGGCGCACCAGCGCCTGCACCTCGCCGCTCAGGTCCAGGCTGCCGCGGCCGCGGGTCTCGCACTGCAGAATCTCCTGCGCCACCATGCCGCGCGCCCCTACCAAAGCATCCGCAGGCCGACCGGTATCAGCAGCAGCGCGAAGATCCGGCGCAACAGCGGCACGGAAAGACGATAGGCCAGGCGCGCCCCCAGGTAGGCGCCCACCGGGCTGCCGAGCACGATAAACAGGGCGGCCGGCCAGTGCACGTATCCCAGGGTCGCGGGCGGCAGGTCCGCGCGCCCCCAGCCGCCGGCCGTCAGGGCCAGGACGCCGGCCAAGGCGATCGGGATCCCGCAAGCGGAAGAAGTGGCCACCGCGGGGCGCATCTCCACGCCGCGCCACAGAAGAAACGGCACGGTCAGCGTGCCGCCCCCAATCCCCATCAGGGCGGACAGCAGGCCGATGCCGCCGCCCGCGGCCAGCATGCCCGGACGCCGCGGCAGGTCGCGCGCCGGCGCCGGCGGCGGCCGCCGCCAGAGCCGCCAGGCCACGAACAGCTCGAAGCCGCCGAAGAACCGCCGCAATGCCTCGCTGGGCAGTCCGTCCGCGAGCAGTCCCCCCAGCAGGCTGCCGGCCAGCACCCCGGGCGCCAGGGCGCCCGCCAGGGACCAGCGCACCGCCCCGCGCCGGTGGTGCGTCCAGGTGGCGCTCGCCGCCGTGAACACGATGGTGGCCAGCGAAGTGGCCACCACCACCTGCATCAGCCCGCCTTGCGGAAAGCCCTGCCAGAGGAAAAGGAGCCACAGGACCGGCACCAGGACGATGCCCCCGCCCAATCCCAGCAGGCCGCCGGTCACCCCGGCCAACAGGCCGGTCAGCAGGTAAACCGGGAACAGGCGCAGCTCCGGCAAAAGCGGTTCAAGGGGAGACATACGCGCATTCTACTATGCCCGCTATGCCGCCCCGGCGCGTATTCTCCGGCGGCGGGCGCCAAGGCGCGGGGTGTACGGCGCGGGGCGCAGAGGCCCGGATCAGAAAGCCCGCTGGAAAACGAGCCACGCCGCAGGACGCATGCCCGCGCGCCGATCCTGGCCGGGGTGGCGGGTCAGCGTCAGGCTTAGCGACAGTTTGCCGGCACGCACCGGGGTGCGGTACGCCGCTTCCAACTCCAGCTCGCGTCCTTGCGGCGCCAGTTCCACCCTGTGATCCCGGTACAGCACTTCGCCGTAGCGCGTGCGCCCGGAGGCAAGGCGCAGCCGGGCCGCCCCGGATTCCAGGCGCAAGGGCTGCGTGACGCGCAGACCCAGCCAGGCGCCGGCGCGCCACGGGGCGCGCCGCACCAGGCCCAGACTGAAGGCGCTGCTGCGTAATTCGGAAACCCCGCGCAACAGGCCGCCGCCCCCGATCCCGGGCCGCGTCCTGCCCAGGTAGCCCGCCGCCAGCGCCCGCCAGTCCCGCCCGATCTCCCAGCCGCCATTGACGCCGACAAAGAGCGTCGTGCCGTCCGCCGCGCCCAGGGCGCCGGTGGGACGCGCCCCCAAAAAGCCCTCCGCCTCGCGCACCATGCCCGCTTGCAGCGACAGGCCCCCGCGCGCCGGGCGGTAATCCAGCGCCATGCCCAGGCCCGGCGTCCAGCCGGCGGAGGTATGGCCAAGGTAGCGGGGCGCGCCGCGCAACAGAGTCCAGCCCAGCTGCCCGCCTGCCGCGGAGCGGCGGGCAAAACCCAGTCCGGCGCCGCCGCGCACCAGGGACAAGTACGGCGCCGCGAAGGCCGCCGGGTCGTCGAAATGCGCGGCAGCCGAACCGTACTCGCCGGAGTACAACCCCAGGGCGCGGCCGCCGTGGTAATTCCAGGAAGTCCACCATCCGGAGCGGGATCGCAACAGGGCCTCGTCCAAGCGCCACCCCGCCGCGTACCGGTCCTCGTCGTCGCGGCTGCCTGTGCCCGGCGGCGGCCGCAGCGAGAAGGCGAAGTCGGCGTCGTCCAGCGCCAGGCGGTAAGCGGCGGCGCGCGCCGCCTCGCCGCCGGGCAGGCGCGGCGCGTGGAGCGGTCCGGAGCGCCGCACCCACTTGCCGAAGTCGGTAAAGAACGGCGCGCCCAGTTCGTCGAAGACCGCCATCCGCAAACCGCCCAGGGCGTCGGCCAGCCCCGTGCCCAGTGCCGTGCCGGTCGTTTCCAGGGCGGTCCCGGCTACCGGGCGGGCGTCGGCAGTTCCATGCATGGCAGTGCTCAAGCTGCCCACCGGGCGGGTGGCGGCGTCCAGGTCCACCAGGCCGTGGCCGTAGGTGTCGCTGTCGGAGTAGTCCGGGCCGCCGGTGGCGGTGCGGTCGGTGCGGTCGGCGGTGGCGAGGAGGCGGGTGGCCAGTTCGGTGTTGCCGAGGGCGGGAGTGCCGTCAGGGTTGCGGAAGAACGAGCGCATGACGGCGAGCGCGCCGGTGACCACCGGGGCCGCGGCGGAGGTGCCGCTGAAGGTGCGGTAGGAGTCGGTGGGGTAGGAAGTCTCGCCCAGGGAGTTGACGGCGCCGGGGCCGCGCTGCGGGGCGATGAGGTCCACGCCGGGGGCGGCGATGCAGAACGCTCTGGCAGTGCCGCAGCGGTTGGAAAAGGGGGCGATGCGGCCGTTCTGCTGCACCGAGACCACGACCAACACATGCGGCAGGTCGAAATGCACGCCGAGGGCGGTGTTCAGCGTCGGCGAGGTGGCGTCCACGAGGTCGCCCTGCGCCTCCC contains:
- a CDS encoding secondary thiamine-phosphate synthase enzyme YjbQ, with amino-acid sequence MVAQEILQCETRGRGSLDLSGEVQALVRRSGVRCGLCHLFAQHTSASLMLCENADPQVRRDLEAFMGRLAPDGDPIFRHTQEGPDDMPAHVRTVLTGSALLLPVRDGACLLGTWQGIYLWEHRRAAHRRRVVVTVYGE
- a CDS encoding sulfite exporter TauE/SafE family protein; this encodes MSPLEPLLPELRLFPVYLLTGLLAGVTGGLLGLGGGIVLVPVLWLLFLWQGFPQGGLMQVVVATSLATIVFTAASATWTHHRRGAVRWSLAGALAPGVLAGSLLGGLLADGLPSEALRRFFGGFELFVAWRLWRRPPPAPARDLPRRPGMLAAGGGIGLLSALMGIGGGTLTVPFLLWRGVEMRPAVATSSACGIPIALAGVLALTAGGWGRADLPPATLGYVHWPAALFIVLGSPVGAYLGARLAYRLSVPLLRRIFALLLIPVGLRMLW
- a CDS encoding S8 family serine peptidase, encoding MPPPEPSATFPRAAADPGSPFAFSALTDEQFRTARAAYESSGEYSVAATTSGGRFIIDNHLRAINAAAAYARGATGAGETVVIADSGFYQEHREFSGAGKFTLGESFGEPCTAEEIRTRACSDVDHGTSTAGVAAARRATESTLPNSQGVAFDANIIGLRVRLAAGRPTTDTAPPALTDASDTDTVNFYERLLYQPVDSSLDQDDWTYDRNRPRPGFVINMSFGLPHGIDSYTRAQVREFRDRTATLFAQGHRAAADRTILVWSAGNQNDRRYAARPGEAQGDLVDATSPTLNTALGVHFDLPHVLVVVSVQQNGRIAPFSNRCGTARAFCIAAPGVDLIAPQRGPGAVNSLGETSYPTDSYRTFSGTSAAAPVVTGALAVMRSFFRNPDGTPALGNTELATRLLATADRTDRTATGGPDYSDSDTYGHGLVDLDAATRPVGSLSTAMHGTADARPVAGTALETTGTALGTGLADALGGLRMAVFDELGAPFFTDFGKWVRRSGPLHAPRLPGGEAARAAAYRLALDDADFAFSLRPPPGTGSRDDEDRYAAGWRLDEALLRSRSGWWTSWNYHGGRALGLYSGEYGSAAAHFDDPAAFAAPYLSLVRGGAGLGFARRSAAGGQLGWTLLRGAPRYLGHTSAGWTPGLGMALDYRPARGGLSLQAGMVREAEGFLGARPTGALGAADGTTLFVGVNGGWEIGRDWRALAAGYLGRTRPGIGGGGLLRGVSELRSSAFSLGLVRRAPWRAGAWLGLRVTQPLRLESGAARLRLASGRTRYGEVLYRDHRVELAPQGRELELEAAYRTPVRAGKLSLSLTLTRHPGQDRRAGMRPAAWLVFQRAF